The sequence below is a genomic window from Cataglyphis hispanica isolate Lineage 1 chromosome 13, ULB_Chis1_1.0, whole genome shotgun sequence.
AAtctcttctttaattatattacgctAAAATGCGATCGTTTTTCGGCGAGATTGAGAACCGTTCGCGTGGATAGCAACAGGTGGATCTTGATACCGATAAAAGTCTAAACTTGTTTACTTGAAACCGCCAGACATACGGATTCCAAGTCGCGACGAGATTAGATTGCCGTTCAATTAACACCCCGAAGAAGCGTcactattaaaaagatatatcattCGCGATATTTTCAGATAATCTACGAAAGAAGAATTCTCTTACGGAAAATCTTtctcttgtatataataatctattaaaaaataaataaataaaaataagagaaaatgtgatgattaaaataattattgttccgCCGTATTATCCTCGTGTTATAAATCAGACGATCGATGCGAACCGAACAAAGCTACAGCATAAAGGAGATTTCTTACGGATCATCGGATTCATCTTCCCTTTGTAATCGAAGAAAGTAGACGGATTTTGCCTCCGGTTTTTCTTCGCGAAGCGTCAGCCACGATCGCCTTCCACGGCATGAAAAACGGAACGAGGCTCGCGCGTCTGACTTTTCATGCGTGGAGAATGGACCATTATCTCTCGCGTGCGTGGTGTGCTTTTACGACATCTGTTATGTCTATAAGAAACGTATTTTCCTCCGGTGTAACTAAGTGGTCCTTATAAATATCGCTTTTGGCGTTACGATTTACAACGGGGAATTAAATACCTTAATTAATGGCGTCGTTAATAACATTGTGCACGTTTACGGCCTCGTTTGTAACTCGGCAAATAAACGAGAACAAGAATTGAACGTTCCGCTTTATCtaaatatagagataaaatCTCCATTGTGCAAGATTAATAGGCATAAacattcgaataaataaatttttttaaatcgaagaTTTTAATAGCACTCGGAGTTTTTACTGTGTGCTGGATAATGATTTCAATATGCCActaagaataaaaacaatattcccTTGACTTTTGCCTCAGTGACTGTTGTCAACATGTGGCTTCAAGAGATGTAGTGTCGGTCAAAGTCGTTTACGATTAAGCGCGTTAACTCCAAATATttagagaatattttgaaaaattgagcCATGTTTACGAAAGTTTGGCCACCTATCGCGTTTACGAGATTACTCAGTGAATACAAGTGTTGTCGCGACAAATGATTCGTGACAAATCGAATTATACGGAATTTTTTCTCCACCGCATGACGCGATATTTCGCACCTTGATACATCGCGGATTAATAATAGCGTGTCAATCTCCTTTTTTGCATCGCGAATCTACGTCAAGAATAACGCACGATCGAGAGTAACGCAGGTTGGATATATCTATCAGACAGCATCTCGTAATGCCTAACAATCCGGCTGATCTCTGAGGTCACGTCATACACTCGAACGAGATCATCGCGATCGTCGTGTCGACACGCGCGCTCATCCAATTATGAATCGCGCCTTCACGGTCACATGTTGCTGTTCTTTATCTGCCCCGATATCTTCGCATCGATCGTCGATCGAtcgatgcttttttttttaatcgtcgtTTCTTTTAAGCGCCGCGCACGCGATCGTACATCGCCACCTCCCGTCCGTCTCGCCTTCTCCTCTTATCAATTGCGTCATCGCGCCAAGAACGTGTTCGAAGCACCACGTGACAGTGACCTTCGCGCGGATCGTCTTTCGAAACGGCGACAGACTTGGTCATTTCCTGATGACGAGGATCCCCTCCCATGGATCGGCCGTGGAAGCGGCCGACTATCATCCAGGGACGCTGTCGTCATTTTTCGCGCGAGAGCGCGTGATTTCGCCTCCGGGGAGAAATTATCCAGTCGGTCTTGTTGATTCAGCTTGCAGCCCACCAATTCACACCGACGTGCTAATACGCTAGATAACGCGTCACCAGTTgtgagacagagagagagagagagagagagagagataacgaGCGAGATACGCGCGGACTTTGTTCCCACCCGCGCATCTTGTTGATCAGCAGCTATGTGGGACGAAATCAACGAATTCGGGGGATCGTGATTACACCGTGGGAGATGATCGAGCAATCTCCCCTTCTTCGCAGTACACCTgtccttttctttcttgtaGGTCAGCAGGGGTCAATCTTCATCTCGTCAACAGAATGTCTGCGAAATGAATCACAATTTTCAGCTTGcataaaatttccatttcgatttcaatgaaatttctaTACACGTAATTCTATATgcgtaatttattcttattattctgttatatttttcctagaaatttttaaatattatttttaacaataatctaAATCAGTCATCGCTATtaaatcgaatttattttaataaatgctaaaataatttctaaaaaacgggattattttttgtgaaacATGTATTCTCTAGGCTAATTAGCCTATTTGTGGAAACGGCTTGATATTAGCTTTCGTTTGCTAAGACGACTGTATCAAGAAGGCCACTGACGAGTACGCGACAAACTGTTATCATTCCTCTCTTCTCTATATTAGTGATACTCATGGAGGGGCGCAATAAAGATGATTGCGCGACTATATATAAGCCTGCGCATCCGTCATCGCCATCAGTTCGATATTCCTCATGTTTCGTTTTGTTAGTAGCGTTCTTACAATATTTCAAGCGGGCTCTTATCTCGAGCGCTCGAGCGAAGATTGTCGAAGAAAGTGCGATAAATAAACGACTGCACTGATACGTAGTTCTTCCAACGTGTTATAAAGAGGGCGATCGCGCCAACTACAACTCAATCGGCAAAAGTTCATCGAGCTTCATCCCGAGCTCTGAccgctgtttttttttttttttctccattctTCGTCGTCTGCGACACGTCATCTTCGAGAGATCGCCGTTCCCGACGACTAAACGACAAACGATCGGAAAAAATGGGATTCTCTTAGCATCGATCGAACCGTTTAGCGTTCGCTGAATAAACGCGCATCTCGATTCGGAGGTCTTCTCAGCTGCTATCAGCGTTATTAACCTAATCCGTCAAAATAAGACGCGCGAAAACTATTTACGGGAGTGCGACGGCAGTGTTTTATGATTCGTTTACTACGGTTGTCCAGCCCAGTTATGTTCTCGATCAAGTACAGCAAGCAATTTCTCAGCTATCGTATACTCAAGTCCAACCGGTTCAAGTATATTTGACGATACGGACTCGGACTAAATAGAGGGTGCGCGCAAggtggtgtgtgtgtatcgTATCGCGAAACGGCTTGTCGTACCTACGGTGCTCAGGAAGGCAGAGAGGGTCGTGTCCCAGCAAGACCTGGAAAGTCTTGTATTCAAGTCCAATGGCCGGATCGCTTTTTACAGCGACGCGAGCTTGAGGAAGTACGTCGACGgcaacggcgacgacgacCGCGACGACGTGACAGACCCGGTGCCATCGAAAATCGCTAGTGAGGCGAATCTTTCGAGGGCAAGGGGTGATACGAgtttgaggaaaaaaaaattattgcgaaagaAATTGAATCGATAACAACGTACGATCTCCATTACCGAGGagagatttttatcaaaaacagagcattaaaatttgaaaaaacgaACGTGTGCGAAGGAAACAcaaaagcagaaaaaaatcCAGTTGATAGCAAATCATTTTGTCGATAGAAAATCTTGaggaagataattaaaattgacaatcaagattaaaattttttcaaaccggcttataaataaaaaagtggcCATAATAGCTAACAATTTTCTTGTTAAGATAACTTTCAAACAGATAACTCAATAAAGATATCGAGAAAATAGTCATTAACGGTGTGTATTGTGAGTATACGAGAAATTGCGGAGGCTTTGAGCGAATTTATCTAGAGTAACGACATTGGTGGATGCGCTTATACATCAACTCGTGAAAGATCATTAGAGCGGCAGGATCAGAATAAGAAAGCGAGATCACGCGGAAATTCCTTCGAGAGGAACAGAGACTGTAATTTTTCACGGcaattacacatatacactCTTAAGTAAATACGCACGCATAATCGAGTCTACATAAAACGCGAATTAAAGGGCAATCACTAATTAAAGCGACGATCGAGCGAAATCTGCACGTCTTTGGCGAATAAAATCGCGGAAGgagatgattaaaaaaatgattgtttaCGTCCCGGGCAGAATGCCAACTCACGTTGGTCCCTACGGCGCCGCTCGTTACCCGGGCACCCTGCTAGGAACTGCCCCGGGTTTTTACAGCTCGGTTTCCGGCTATACCACCAGCCCGGGTCCGAGCTATTACGGGAGCCTCAACGTCCAGCATCAACCAGGTCCGCTGGATCTTCCGATTTGGCCGCGAAGGATGCCGGCCGAGGAGGAACTGGGGGCCTCACCGGCCGCCGGGGTGTCCCCGGCTACCCTTGGCAACGGTGGTCCCCCGAGTCCGGCACACAGCGACTCGGACGCGTCCAGCTCGAGCTTGGAACTCGGTACCATCAGGACCGGCGAGAACGCCCAATTAAAGTGCaggtaagagaaagaaaaagagaagggaaaagatgaaatttttgttacactTGTTGCGATAGATTCATTACAATTATGTGTCAAAAATTGTTGGATTAATTCGAAcatctatttttacaaatatatatatatattttttttataaattatcattatataaaaaatatataacaaatatattaaattataatttatttgtataaattttatatatatatatatatatatatatatatatatatataattttatctaatctaaagaaattttatattacgcgCTGTAAATTGTAACCAATGTGCTTCAGGCTTGTCTTTGTTATCATGGAATTATCGCATAGACGTATACTTTAGAGGCAATCAAATACGTCGTTCTCGATTTTTGCACTATGTCGTCGCAGACGTTCTCTTCTCGTTAGACGACGCTAATCTGTCTCTTGTCAATGTAGATGCACATATCTCTATGCGCGTGGCGCGTGCATACCGGTTACATCCAGTTTTCTGTATCTCGACTGATAGTCAGAAGTTTCTCTATTCGTCGTATACTGAGAAAATTCTAAAGTCCGTCTCGACGAGTAttccttttattatacaatgtcTTATTGCGAGATTAAGAGCTTTCGCGGAATTTAGATTCTCTTGCAATTTACTCTCGCGGGAGGAGGATGTGTGTCTCTAATGATAAACAGGTTTACAATCGACTTggtttattatatctaaagtCTATGCGtcctcaataaaatttatactcgATGTAAGAACGGGCGATAGCGATTTCCGATAATGAACGAAAGAAGGAAATTATGCTGATACCGCAAAGACGAatcactaaatatttataaatattttttgttacaacGTCGACTTTTCGAGTCCGTCGAGTGATATGGGTGTGAACGATATATCAAGTTCCAACTCTCTATTGACTTGATGTTATCaccaacaaaaaataatttattattatggttTCTCAGAGAACTCGATTATCGTGAAGACACTTTTTTCACGCGACAGACGCGTGAAAGCCGTAGCTTATCACGCAGCATATCATACTATAAATTTCGTACTCTAAGATcacagttttttaattatattttaattatatttaaatttcactcGCAATTGATCctcaaagatatttatttctataaattatttatattatatttatttttttattatatgagatttatgtcaattatatttttcgtcacacttattattattatatatataataatatatggcacacattattttaaaatcatattaaaaacgcattatttataacacccattatataatatatagaaaatattgtagctacttgtaaataaaaaaaaaattaaagacgaTAGCCGCCCCGGCCAATCAAATCTCTCTCGAAATTGCCTTGATCCACGACCTCCCGTGGACAATATCCGTGCCACTTAATTGGCGGAATTCGTTGTCGTTGACTGGAATAGTACCGAACATCGTGGTCTCCGTTACAATAAACTGATGTCAAACGGCGGCAATTGCAAAATGGCCGCAATTGATATCAATTGGTCGAGTCAGCGAGCATATTCGTGACGCAAatgatatttcgatatttcagCACGTCGAAAGGCTGCATTCACTGCATCACACTTTCGATTAGTCATGATTCGCAATTTCGCAAAGATAAAttggcaattaaaaaaaaaattgcactttAAAAGGACAgagttataatatttctttctttttctcagatGGCATGATTGTGGTCGATGGTTCACATCCCTGGAACAACTTGCAGGACACGTTGCAAGGTTGCACGCTGCACCTGGTCCGCGGGGTCTCTTTTACTGTGGGTGGGAAGGATGCGCGAGAGGCGAGCGTGGGTTTAATGCGAGGTAAAATTCcttcaaatatattgatacatgTGAGAAAAATCGCTTTTGCATTCTTGACGAACATTTATCTACCTTTTACAGGTATAAGATGCTGGTCCACGTACGCACACACACGAACGAGAAGCCGCACCATTGCTTCCAGTGCGATAAGAGTTTCAGCAGAGCGGAGAACCTGAAGATCCACGCGCGTTCTCATACCGGCGAGCGTCCTTACGTCTGCCCCGTCGAAGGTTGTAATAAAGCCTATTCAAACTCCTCGGATAGATTTAAACACACTAGAACTCATGCCGTGGATAAGCCATACTGCTGTAAGGTTCCGGGTTGCTCGAAGAGGTACACCGATCCATCGTCGTTGAGAAAGCATGTCAAAACTTATCGCCATTATGTAAACAACAATGATAAGGTTCAAGAGAAGAGTTTTGATGATAGCAATGTTCAAGAGAAAACCAGATTTGACGTGAATTCGCCTGATAAACAGAGTAGCAGTACGTATTCCGAGTCagataagaaaaattcgaGCATCGAGAGCAGCATATCGGGTTCCAGTCCTAAGGCTAGCAACAGCTTTGAAGAACAGAAGAGTTTCGTCGAGTGGAACAACATGTATAATCTCCAGGAACAGCGAAAAGAACAGGAACAAATGACTCCACCAAAACCGTACGAGCAAGACGTGAAGATCTATCCAAGGATGTACGATGACAGTTATACTATACCAGATAGAATCCAAGTCAATCCCATGTACGCTTCCGGTAGCACCATCATCAAGGACTGCCCCGTGGTATCATCGCCTCACACAAGCCCCGGCCGAGTATCTGATCTAACGCCACGCATCGGGATGCAATCGACGCCCATCAAGACCGAGGAACCCATGGAGTGTAGCGTCACTAAAACTTCTACGGTCGACTACAGGAACATTGAGTCAATTGTCAATAGCACACCCTGCAAAAAGGAAAATACAATCAACTCTGATCCGGTAAGACACTCGGTGATCAAGCGGGCGGAGGATCTGAAGATGGAGATAGAGCAGACGCCTCTCAAGGAGGAACTCAAGGACGCCGCCGATTGTTGCTGCCGGCACAAGTGCTGCGTACACAGCAACGACAGCATCCTCCGGAAAACGAAAATTCTCTCGGATCTTATTCTCAAGACACAGAACCCGGTCTTTCGACACCTGCTGGATTCGATGGAGTTGCGATACGGGTTGGAGAACGTTTGGGGCAACATCATGGACACCGCCAATACATGCGGTCAGGATCTCAGAGTGAAGAACGAGAACGTCGCCGAGATGGAGCAAGATCTGCCATTAGATTTGAcgatcaataaataatgaacgaTCGATTGACAACGTACCAAAAAGCTCATAGTCGTCAGTGTTATGAATTATCTTCATTATATACGCGACAAAATACGAATTAATTGACATGTCGTAAATTTTACAGAAACAACAAATCGATGTCGTGATAATTCAATcgacaaaaaatgaaattaatccatctttgaaatgaaaattgtttcgATCAGACTGCGAaaccaaatataattataatactttgttTAATGCTTGTGTCTAATActtagtatttaatattatataatgagaaTTGATCAGATGAAAGCAGTCAAAGATCGAATAAGAATTTGCTCAAACCATTTAAGCAGCTGTCTAGAAATGATTGtaataatcgaaatattaatcagAAATAATCAGATccttaatcattttaatcgatatcttAAAGATGATATTCCCAGTTTGTCAAAAGTTAGGCAGTAtactataatattgtataggTAActgatttaataatgaaagataaaCTGGTTATATGgctgtaaatatatttgagacaCACAGAGAAAAATGCGAAATAATTCGCTCCATTCGATAATTCGCTCGTTAAGATTGGAATCTAAAAGttatgtttttcttatataatataaaacccttatataaaacaaatcatATCTCAACACTTTATGTAAACAAAATGTATGtgtatcatatgtatatagaaatttatatgtatgtgtatggagagtcacacatacataattaaaaagtgaaaTGAATCTGGAAGGAAAGTGCCTTTCCTCTGCTATAAAAGCAGTACATGTTTATGATgtgaattatttcaataaaaaaatacattatttatgtattatataaatatattgtgtattcgTTTTCTTTCCACGTGgctaattttttacataatagtttataattgtttttcttatcattaatactgatgaaatatatttagtagaaaattttgttattttataagattaaaattttttttattttaattacttaaccgagattaa
It includes:
- the LOC126853863 gene encoding zinc finger protein ZIC 3-like isoform X1; the protein is MIKKMIVYVPGRMPTHVGPYGAARYPGTLLGTAPGFYSSVSGYTTSPGPSYYGSLNVQHQPGPLDLPIWPRRMPAEEELGASPAAGVSPATLGNGGPPSPAHSDSDASSSSLELGTIRTGENAQLKCRWHDCGRWFTSLEQLAGHVARLHAAPGPRGLFYCGWEGCARGERGFNARYKMLVHVRTHTNEKPHHCFQCDKSFSRAENLKIHARSHTGERPYVCPVEGCNKAYSNSSDRFKHTRTHAVDKPYCCKVPGCSKRYTDPSSLRKHVKTYRHYVNNNDKVQEKSFDDSNVQEKTRFDVNSPDKQSSSTYSESDKKNSSIESSISGSSPKASNSFEEQKSFVEWNNMYNLQEQRKEQEQMTPPKPYEQDVKIYPRMYDDSYTIPDRIQVNPMYASGSTIIKDCPVVSSPHTSPGRVSDLTPRIGMQSTPIKTEEPMECSVTKTSTVDYRNIESIVNSTPCKKENTINSDPVRHSVIKRAEDLKMEIEQTPLKEELKDAADCCCRHKCCVHSNDSILRKTKILSDLILKTQNPVFRHLLDSMELRYGLENVWGNIMDTANTCGQDLRVKNENVAEMEQDLPLDLTINK
- the LOC126853863 gene encoding zinc finger protein ZIC 3-like isoform X2; translated protein: MPTHVGPYGAARYPGTLLGTAPGFYSSVSGYTTSPGPSYYGSLNVQHQPGPLDLPIWPRRMPAEEELGASPAAGVSPATLGNGGPPSPAHSDSDASSSSLELGTIRTGENAQLKCRWHDCGRWFTSLEQLAGHVARLHAAPGPRGLFYCGWEGCARGERGFNARYKMLVHVRTHTNEKPHHCFQCDKSFSRAENLKIHARSHTGERPYVCPVEGCNKAYSNSSDRFKHTRTHAVDKPYCCKVPGCSKRYTDPSSLRKHVKTYRHYVNNNDKVQEKSFDDSNVQEKTRFDVNSPDKQSSSTYSESDKKNSSIESSISGSSPKASNSFEEQKSFVEWNNMYNLQEQRKEQEQMTPPKPYEQDVKIYPRMYDDSYTIPDRIQVNPMYASGSTIIKDCPVVSSPHTSPGRVSDLTPRIGMQSTPIKTEEPMECSVTKTSTVDYRNIESIVNSTPCKKENTINSDPVRHSVIKRAEDLKMEIEQTPLKEELKDAADCCCRHKCCVHSNDSILRKTKILSDLILKTQNPVFRHLLDSMELRYGLENVWGNIMDTANTCGQDLRVKNENVAEMEQDLPLDLTINK